AGATCTGATGGCCGGTTTCCGGCAGACCGGAACAATCCAGATCCTCGGAAACCGTCAGGGTCAGACAGCCGTTTTCAAGATCGGCCTCTTCAACCCGCAGAATCCCCACCCCCAGATCTTTCAATACAGTCTGTAACTTTTTGACCAAATCAGCCAGCTCTTCCTGAGGGGCAATCAGGTGATCATAAAATTCCCGGCCGGCCAGAAAACCGGCTTCGTAAAAAATCCGGTCGGTTTCATCGGCTCCGCAGTGCTGTTCCATGATGTCGCGAAAACAAAATTGCATGAGGCGATAGACCTCAAGCCGGTTCG
This Pseudomonadota bacterium DNA region includes the following protein-coding sequences:
- a CDS encoding 4-vinyl reductase, yielding NRLEVYRLMQFCFRDIMEQHCGADETDRIFYEAGFLAGREFYDHLIAPQEELADLVKKLQTVLKDLGVGILRVEEADLENGCLTLTVSEDLDCSGLPETGHQICTYDEGFIAAILERFSGKPFIVKEVDCWCTGDRTCRFQAKIAL